The sequence below is a genomic window from Salvia splendens isolate huo1 unplaced genomic scaffold, SspV2 ctg374, whole genome shotgun sequence.
CTGAGTTTAGTTTTTTCTAATTCTAGATCACAATTTAGGCATGGAAGAAAATATTACAGAACAAGGGCGGAGCCAGGAATTCAATTTAGCAGGGGCAAAAATAAATACACAGAAATTTTAGAAGTTTGAGGTGGGACATTTATAAAggaaattacaaaattttaaaaattcattaacAAATTAGTATAAACTAATTATATTGAGGTGGGACAATTGCCTCTTATTCCCTCTAAGTGGATCCGCCCCTGTTACAGAAGGAATGCATAATGTTAAAGTGTTATGATGAGATTAGGAGCAGTGGCTAATTCAAGATTTTTCGTTTGGGgtacaataaataattatagcaTTTCGAAGCTTCAAACTCTAATCGATTCtttttatattctttaatttgttttctcaatcataattgattattttattttatttttttattaaaaacatCATAAATATGTGCATCGGAAGAAAACTGGAAagataaaaaattattactactatatatattatGACTAAACAATATagaattaaaatacattagaatatttttaaaaagctaaaataataaagatataaaatactagtatcttttaaagatttaaaaaacaGAAAGAATAAATATATGTGTGAATTGTATAAGTTTctatagtattaaaatatttttttaaaaattaaatgatgaaGGTATAAAAAATGCTTTTAAAgttttgaaaaaatagaaaaaataaatacatatgtGAATTGTGTCGGTTTCTAAATGcattagaatattaaaaaaacgaAAGAATGAAAAGTATAAATATGCATGAGatttaataaaacaaaagatgtgtgcattaaatggatttataaagagatttgaataaataaaaaaaagtaatacaAAAAGGACTATGTAGATGGCACTGAGGAGAATCGAACTCGAGCCTTTCCTACGAAAGAAGGGCTGATTAGGGTTTAGGACGTGAATTGTTAATGAGTATACCCAAATACATTATGAACATAAGTTTTGGGGTACAATGGTACCCCTTTCCCATGTGGCTCCCCACTGATTAGGAGGAGGagaaattatactccctccgtccctcccagacgtttcttttcggcatgagatttaagaaagttgtatttagtgagttaaataaagtagaggaaagaataaagtaagagaaagtaaaggaaagaataaagtaggtgtaattagatgttttgtttttaaccaaaaaaaatgactcaagtaacttgggacaacttaaaatggaatacgactcaagtaacttgggacgacggatggagtaaaaattactccctccgtattcaaaaaatagaaacatttgaaacgacacgggtttcaatgcacaatttgtaaagtaagtgagaagaattggtaaaataagatagaagaaaagaaaaatgagtaaagcaagagagaggaagagaaaaaatagtgaaagtagagttagtagATTGTGAGATAAtgtactaaaatagaaaaattctgaagtttctatttttaagaaacgactaaaatgaaaatactgttatttttaaaaaacggacaGAATATATCTTAGCATTCCATTTGCTGCacttgtaatatatatattttgttgaGACTTAACTGAGAAAAGAATGACTACCGATGATGGTCTCTGGTTTGGAAAGGGTAAGAGAAAGAAAATGATTTGGGCAGTGATATTGGTAAGATGATAGAGCATAAATTTATGTTATCGTTGAATACAATGGCAATATAGTAAATATCAAATCCATGGGAATAGTATAGATACGAATTTGTGTTTGCACACACACCACTCGATTCACCTCCAAATATCTCAACCAGCCAATACCCAATAGCTGTTGGCCTCTCCCTTTTCCCATATATTATcccatttattttaaataaccAATAATATTACTCCATTTCCATTGCTTTTCTAACAAATcatattcaaataattctaataataataacaagaagaagaagaaacaacAGTCACACATATACACACCTCACCTTGAGCTTCCCCCAAACAGGTAACCTAACTGGATTTCTTTCTCCATtgttatttttcttgttttcattttttttatttgcgaATTCATCGATCTTATCCAACTACCAATAgcatgcatatatatttgtttcttagcTGAAGGCGAGTGAATTATGGTGTGGTGATGATCATGGCCACTGCCGTCGTCGGACTGCACACCGCCACCGGAAAAAGCCTCCTCCGCCTCGGCGCTACCTCCTACTACTCCGATCTCTCCGCCGAAAGGCTCAATTGCTCCACAGatccctccaccaccacctcctcctcctcctccatcaATTTCATCTCCTCCTCCGGCGATAAATCGCGCTCACGACGCCGCCCGCACTCCATCAAAGCCCTAAGAGATCCTCACCCCTGCCTCTCCGATCCAGATCATCTCGTCGATGCGGTGCTTCTACTGCAGAAATCTATGCTCGAGAAGCAATGGAATCTCGCCCCTAAAACTGAGGTCACTTGTTCCGGAACATCCGCCCGCCGCCGCAGGCTGGAATCCACGAAGAGAGTTGAGAAGCCGATTATGAATCCCGAGCTTCTTCGCAGAGGCTATGTCAAGAGCGACCAGCTCCTCACTCATGCCCAAGTCGTTCAGCTCTCGCACAAAATCAAAGCCGGCCTTGCCTTGGAAGAGCGGAGGGCCAGGTTTTAAAAAATAGTGATTCACATAGCATTATTATGTTTTTCATTATTGTGTTGTTGTGGTTGTTGATGTGATCAATCAATCCATCAGGCTGAAGCAGAGATTAGGCTGCGAGCCCTCGGATGAGCAGCTTGCGGCCTCCCTGAGAATGAGCCGTGCTAATCTGCAGTCGAAGATGATTGAGTGCTCGCTGGCCAGAGAGAAGCTGGCGATGAGCAATATCCGGCTCGTCATGTCTATTGCTCAACGATACGACAACATGGGTGCTGAAATGCCTGATCTTATTCAGGCCGGACTCGCGGGATTGAGAAGTTTGATTCCTCAAGGGATTCAAGATCTCTACCTACGTGTATTGGTGGATAAGACAGGGTGTTTCGAGAGCTTTAGTCGAGAGCTCTAGAACCCTAAGGCTGCCAACGCATTTACACGAAAGGCTACTTTGATCAGAAATGCAAAGGCTAGGCTTGAGAAAGAGAGTAACTCCATCTGTTGATTGAGTATGCCTAGCTATTGGTTTCCATGTTTTAACATCTCAGATCTAACATGTCATTTGATGCCTATTGCAGAGAATTGCTGAGAGTCTCAACATGACTGAGAGGAAAGTGAGGAATGCTACTGAGGTAtactaatgtttttttttatttatgggtCATTATTCAATTTCAAATGGATTCTGCATTTCCATCCTAATAACACTATCTTTACAGGCAGTCAGCAAGGTTTTCTCTCTTGACAGAGAAGCATACCCCTCTTTAAATGTCTTCCTGGTGAAACTCTTCATAGCGTAAGTACACGATCATATCTTCttcatattatgattttctGTTTGATTCTAATATTAAGTGCTTATGCAGTACATTGCAGATACTCACATCGAGAATAACCCATGGACTGGAGTCGATGAGTGGGCACTTAAGGTACTAAAACCCCAGAAAAGCTCTTTGAATATGATATTACATTAGAGATCCCTCTTTGTCCCTCCTAACTTTAGGGGGAAGCATAATAAGTGTCAAAATTTCGTCTTAAGTTAGGATCAGTTTCATTCTTTTATCCTGCTCCTTTCCTTTTGGATGTGAATATGTTCTTCTTATGTTAAGTGAAAGACCAAAATGAACCAAAACATAGGGGAAGTAAACATGGTTTGTGTGTTTGCAGGATGAAGTAGATAAACTTATTAGTGTGACGTTGCGAGAAAGGGACAGGATATTATCCGTCTATACTATGGCCTAGATAATGAATGCCTCACTTGGGAAGACATTAGCAGACGGTATGGACTCTAGCCAAATGTGTTCCCTGGCTTGATTAGATTGATGATGAATTGACTGAACCATTTTGTTGGTAAATTTTCAGCATAGGTTTGTCGAGAGAGAGAGTAGGCAGGTTGGGCTCGTGGCGCTGGAGAAATAAAACATGCTGCCAGGAAAAGCGGATTGGAGACAATGTTGGTGCAACACTGATAGCTATAAATACTGAGAGCTTAATGTATATATAGAGCAGAAAAGGACGTTATAGATGAGGATCATATGCCATTTTTACACAATATTCATAAGGATGTACTTACAATTTTTAGACATGTTAGATCTCTGTCTGATGTCTATGATTTCATACAACTACTAACCATAATCACTTCACATTGCCAACACAATGGCTAACAATTGTTAGGAGAAGCTAGTGCTGCCATATGCGAAATAATTGAAGGCTGGACATACGTAGAAATAGTTGAGTTAAGATAGTAGATGTTGATACATCATACTACTATAGACTGTTTTAGCTAGAAAAAACCAAATTCCTAGCTCCCaacacataaaacaaaacaagcaCTAGGCACACAAACATCATGTGGATGGCTATGGCACGACCATCCACCCAAGCATAGGCCATTAGCTTTTTCCATCCTGAGCAGATTTTCAACTTGCGCGGGCGGGTTTAGACCAAATTTATTAGCTCGCTCCAGCGATCCAGACGGTTCATCCCTATGCAGGGCCCATAAGCCATGTTCATGTCAAATTGCCTCAGAACCTCCTCTTTCTCATCATACTCTTCTGCATTATGTCAAAATGCATTGCATCAGAAATTATCTTTAACCAACCTCTCTTTCAGAGTAAGCATTGGCACTGCCTTGTGTCATCTTTTGAATATAGAAAGCTTTGTTAATTCCACAAGTATTGTTCCATGAAACACCCTGTCTGCCATCTTAGTTTCTAAGTAAGTAGAAAATTGAGAAAAGAAGGTAACAGTGCAATCTGGTTTTAAAACATACTACTGTAACAGAAATACTGTAAAAACACTATAAGAAACAATTGCAAACTCCATGAGCCTCTTCACAATATGATTCTTCAAAAAGtttaaaaacattttcaatgcTAGTTATATAAACTCAAAAATCACACTTAGATGGAGGCACTAACTTAATTTAGAATTAACCTTATTAAGTTAGTTAGATTGTTGacctaatttaattagtgaaattgTCTTATGAATTAGCTCAATTAATCAGCCATATTTATGTAAATATAAAtgatttgtatttaaattaatttaattagttgatCCAAGAATGGTTTAGTTAATTAAATGGATTCTGTCATGTAATGAAGTTACCTCGTTTGCTTAATGTACTAAGCAAAATTCTGTCATTTAATGAAGTCTTGTTCGTCATTTAATGAAGTAGGAATACTTATTATAGGTTAATGGAAATGTATAAAAGGTAAGTGAACAAAAATATtcttttgaatttgatttgATAAATGATCGGAACAAAATCACCTTTTGACCTGACATTTACATTCAAATGAGTTTGgtataataattgaaaaaaactTATGATTTTGCTTGAAACTTCAGCAGATAGTTGAATCTCCAATGAAACTGCCATAAGAATGTTGTATTTACAAAATTCAAAAGGAAATTCTCAAAAAACATGGaggaaattttaatataaaatcagaaaaaaaaaacttcgaAACACAAAGAAAGCAATTGAATGATCATTAGCTCTTTGTCATAAGGGTGAAAAGCTTAAGAAGGCGTGACTGataaaaaattagggttcacgCAATCGTTTGGTTGCAAACAAATGAACAATAGGAGTGAGTAAAGGAGGCATAGTAGGAGAGGAGGTGACCTTGAAGATCGAGAGTAGCATGGGAGATTAGAGCCGGGGGCTGGACAACGTCGGAGCCGAAAGAGGCGGATTTGTTGCTCTTCTTCGCCGCTCCTGgctttcctttctttttctctcgGAAAAATCCTTTGACCCCCGTCGACGCCATTGATTTGATACTGATCTCAACCAGGAGGTtacggtggtggtggtggtggtggtggtgaaattttgaaatttgaattggggGATTAGGGATTCGGATTTTGTTTAGAGAAGGGAAATTGCAGAAAAGCCCTCCGATTTTAGATAAACTACAAGAAAGTGCTTAAATGGGCTTCACTTATAATGGCCCATATGAGCTAAGGCCTAGCCCATTTATAAATGCTTCCCTGGAAAGCTAAGCAAAGgcaatttaattgctttcttctcCGGCGCCATGAATGAATGAGGCATAGCTCATTACAATGGAAGAAAACAAGgcacagcagcagcagcagcaattgTTGCAGCAACAGCTGCTGATGCAACAGATCCAAAGGCAGAAAGATGCCATGTCACGGTTCCCCTCCAACATCGACGCCCATCTCCGCCCTCAGGGTCAGGCGCAGGCTCAGCACCCCTCTCTTCTCCAATCCCGCCCTCtcactaaccctaaccctaatcctaatcctaatTCTGCTCCCCAACAACCGAATCAGCTCCACCCCAATCCCaacccaaaccctaaccctaattccTCTTCTGCACCGACTACTGTAATTAACCAGCACCAGcaacaacagcagcagcagcacaaGGCTTCTCTCCAGCTTGCTTATCAAGACGCTTGGCGTGTCTGTCATCCCGACTTCAAGCGCCCTTTCTCTTCCCTCGAGGATGCCTGCGAGAGGTTTTCTTGCAACTTAAATCTCTTTTCATTTCTCGCAAACTGTAATACTATTGTGGGTGTTActttcatttcttcttcttcgtggTTTTGCATTGTGAATCGAGGTCTGTATTACCCTGGGCATAAAATTGGAGGaaatcgggtttataggctactttgccttaaaataacgtaaatgtacccattttgttatctattccataaaaGGGAAAAACGCCACtctcgttggcgtgttttaagtgaaaacgccacccgtattggcgttttacaaCGTATATGTCGTCGTATTGCATGTACGTCGTGGTTGGCGTTTGAACGAAAAACGTCAATCCCACTGGCGTGTTTCAAAAAACGCCAATTCGGGTGGCGTTTTTCATGCCTTCCGCCGTGAAAAAAAGACCAAAAATTATCCCAAGTTATACACGCCAATGGGATTGGCGTGTTTCAACCTTTCAAGGCAAACTTTCGTtcaggcatttcatcaaacacttggAGGGAAAACTTTCGTTcaagcatttcatcaaacagttgGTTCAAATAATAGCTCAGATGCAGCGCAACATGGTGATTCTTCCGTAGCAGGTTCGCCTTCTAGACTTGCTCCAGTTACGAAGATTGAATATATGGTTGGTTTACATGAAGGTTTGGTGGAAATAAAGTCACGACTTTGTGGAGAATCATCCAATTTACAAGTTATTTCAATCGTTGGAATGGGGGCATTGGTAAAACTACTCTTGCAAAGTGTGCTTACGATGATCCACTTATGGTGCAGCATTTTGACATCCGTGCTTGGGTCACAGTATCACAGGACTACAATGCAGAGGCAATCTTTTCAAGCCTCCTAGCTTCcatggaagaattcaacacagAAAGATCTGAGCGGAGTAGTGAAAACGCCAAACAATCCCTATGCATACCTAGTGGTGCTCGGTTTTAACCGGACCAGCGGTTATGAACCAGAACCGGACAGTTTAGAAACCATGAGCATCATCACTATGCATACCTGCTCTACACTATATCTAGTACAGAGATCACTTTCAAAAAGCAAAAACTGCCACCAAACACAAAGAAAGATGATCACTACCTAATTTACACATACCTGCTCTccaagtgtttgatgaaatgcctgaACGAAAGTTTGCCTTGAAAGGTTGAAACACGCCAATCCCATTGGCGTGTATAACTTGGGataatttttggcctttttttcaCGGCGGAAGGCATGAAAAACGCCACCCGAATTGGCGTTTTTTGAAACACGCCAGTGGGATTGGCGTTTTTCGTTCAAACGCCAACCACGTCGGCGTCTTTCAACGTACATGCAATACGACGACACATACGttgtaaaacgccaatacgggtggcgttttcacttaaaacacgccaacgagagtggcgtttttcccatttatggaatagataacaaaattggtacatttacgttattttaaaggcaaagtAGCCTATAAACCCCATTTCCTCCATAAAATTGGGGAGTTGGATGATTACCTATTTATTAGGTGTTCTGTTGTATCCTCATCTGCAATATTAGACCCATAAGATGCAATGCATAAAAAGCTAATGTATTTATGGTTGTTCAGTGCCATGCCCTTTATTTGGCTGATAAATCATTGAGCTTTAGATCGGGCATCCCCGACAAATGAAACCTAGTAgagttaaaaaaattgaaccaaACTCGCTTTCTTTTGAATTGGAATGTTATTTGCCCACCTATCACTTCAACTATAAGGAAATGAAAACGGAATATAGGGGATAGTGTAGTGGGTACTCTTCTTTAGCTTCTCTGATGGTATAGGAACCTGAATACGGGCAACCCACTGCTGTGCTTTTATAATTCTTACTGGGAGCATAACCACTACGGATTTTTGAACTGTTTTCTCTCTTGAATTGTGCATAGGCTATTACCATACCATGTCGTGGCAGATTATGAAGCAGAGGAAGATGACAAGATCCTTGATACAGCCACCACAGGCCAAATTCTTTCTCGCTCTCAGCAGTGGGACAATAACATTGCTGCCAAAGTAGCAGAATTCACAGCTACATTCGAGAAGCAAGTCCTGGCATTCAACATTATTTCCCGCAAGCGGGGTCTTGGGGAGTTTCGGACTGAAGAAAAGTTGATGATGGAGCAATTCCTCTTACAAGAGGAGAAGCGGTCACTGCTGGAATTAAGGGCGGAAATGGATTCGAGGCAAAAGGCTAGTCGAGAAAGTCATGAAGCAAATATGCGGATGGCAGCCGTGGCACATGATCAAGCTCGTGCAGAATCACAAGTGCATGCAGAAATTATGGCCCGGGCTCCGATAAGAGGAAGTGCACTTGGTTCTCGTGGTAATAGCACGATTTCTGACATGGGTGAGCAGGAGCAGGATTTCCATCAGGATGAAATTATGAATGGGTGGGGGAGCAATGCACAGAAAGATGATAGGGAGCCATCTGAAGACTTTTTGAATGATGATGAAACAGAAAATGGAGATAATGCTTTGCAAAGCGAGTGGCCTGAAGGAGGTGAGTTAGATCTGAATGCAAGATAATTTGTTCATCTTCAGAATAACACAGCTCAGGGTTAATAGTTTGAGGCTTTAATATGGCACCACACCGTTCATTTCAATCAGCATTGTGTTATTGAAATAGGCTCGAGTTCAATCATCTTTGTTGTTTTCTTTGATATTATAATTGTGGTTGTTTGTGAGTAACAAAAGAGATCATGAAAGGATGTATGTTGTTGGTCTTTCCTTGTATATCTTTCCTTTTTTGTATCACCTGATAATGCCTCTATTTCCTCcctagctctctctctctctctctaaggTGATGTTTTTCTACTTGAACATACAATGATGCATCTGATTGTTAGAAGGTGACTAGCTGAGGTTTAAAATTGGCACTTGGCACTTGGCACTTGGCACTTACCATGTCTCTTTTGAATGGAGCCCCCTTTTTAACATAGGTTTGGCAAGCAAGCATCACTATATCTCAAGGTTTGGCGATTTTTGTTACACTGGTTTCTGATTAGTTAGAAGACTGATACTTGTAATTTTAAAAGTGGTATTGGTCGAAAATACTGCCAACTTTGGataaattttggtttttttacTACCATTAGttgataaaatcataaattttagtCTGGTTTAAATTCATGCGACATATTCAAACCTTCGTCACATTGTGCGTGTAACATGGACAGTGATCGGCGCCTAGATGGCGCTCGGCATGCTTTGTCGTGACGGGCTGCGCCGGACGCCGATCGGCGCACAAATTGGTGCGTGCTGATCGTGCGCCGatcaatattttttcttttcaatttcaCTTATAAAATACCCTAttcacatttaatttttttcacccAATTCTCACTTCTCTCTTCGACTCCCAATTTTCTCACTTCTGTAACAAATGGCTTCCGATGGTGAAGACCCAATAGATGAGCTCGTTTCGCAAGCCTTGTGGGAAGGGACAACGCACCAATTGGAACGACACATGCAGACAGAGCTGGAGGCGGCGGTCCCTCGACCGTTCTGGCATCGATGGACAATCATCCGCGAGTCCATGACCACGTCGGAGGCTACCCAACTGTTGTTTGCTGACTACTTTGCCAAGGAGCCACGATGGGGGGCTGGCGTTTTAGACTGCAGCAAGATCTTTTCGTGCAcattgttagagcatccacaatagcgcctagcgcactgcttagccgagcgccggcgctaggcgatctattgcagtcgcctagcg
It includes:
- the LOC121789964 gene encoding DNA polymerase delta subunit 4-like, encoding MASTGVKGFFREKKKGKPGAAKKSNKSASFGSDVVQPPALISHATLDLQEEYDEKEEVLRQFDMNMAYGPCIGMNRLDRWSELINLV
- the LOC121789962 gene encoding uncharacterized protein LOC121789962, producing the protein MEENKAQQQQQQLLQQQLLMQQIQRQKDAMSRFPSNIDAHLRPQGQAQAQHPSLLQSRPLTNPNPNPNPNSAPQQPNQLHPNPNPNPNPNSSSAPTTVINQHQQQQQQQHKASLQLAYQDAWRVCHPDFKRPFSSLEDACERLLPYHVVADYEAEEDDKILDTATTGQILSRSQQWDNNIAAKVAEFTATFEKQVLAFNIISRKRGLGEFRTEEKLMMEQFLLQEEKRSLLELRAEMDSRQKASRESHEANMRMAAVAHDQARAESQVHAEIMARAPIRGSALGSRGNSTISDMGEQEQDFHQDEIMNGWGSNAQKDDREPSEDFLNDDETENGDNALQSEWPEGGELDLNAR